One stretch of Kwoniella pini CBS 10737 chromosome 3, complete sequence DNA includes these proteins:
- a CDS encoding nitrite reductase [NAD(P)H], large subunit produces MAVGHEPSSSGSAHRIQVMVVGLGMVGIAFIEKMLTLDTAGKYFIRTCGEEPVVAYNRVGLTEYFQHRNIEDLYLNDVSWYAEQNPEHFAFHIGEQVLKIDTKEKVVHTSRENNYKYDILVLATGSVAGLPPYMTAERAKTTKGVFVYRSIADLEAIIKYGERPEVTQASVIGGGLLGLEAAKAVYDMQIPSVSIMIRQDYPLNRQLDSSAGELVLKKIGKMGVEVKTRCEPSSIITHSNEEGQEVFEGFDIKGEKVKSDMVIFAIGIAPRDDLARTSGIEVEIKGGIKVGDDLQTSAKGVYAIGECASWRGNFYGLIAPGVEMADILAFNLTQTEGTAAHVPRSMNPPDLSTRLKLMGVDVASFGDYFADIRSTQPQKPKVNPVEEGEVAISQIKPSKQRELFAHGPIQCLTYHDPFSATYKKYIFTEDGQHLLGGMMIGDVGDFTKLVAITKKKKNLDVPPSDFILGSKKSGQEDDGNDLDDDTVICSCHNVTKGAIGNCIKNDITDLAIIKSKTKAGSGCGGCVPLVTNVFKAEMKKSGHKISVALCPHFKMSRQDLFQIIKIKKLRDFHTINETVGTPGTVGCEICKPAVASILSSLYNEHVMKVEHHHNQDTNDRFLANVQRNGTFSVVPRIPGGEISPDKLVAIGKIASEYGLYTKITGGQRIDLFGASKPDLPDIWAKLHAAGLESGHAYGKSLRTVKSCVGTTWCRFGVGDSVGLAIDLENRYRGVRSPHKFKGGVSGCVRECAEAQSKDFGLIATDKGWNIFVGGNGGMKPRHAQLFAQDVPPSKVVRIIDRYLMYYIRTADRLVRTAPWLESLEGGIEKLRKVILEDELGICADLDAEMDSLIGTYEDEWKKAIEDPNTRKRFRQFVNTDERKPAIDIIEERGQKRAADWPKDFPSQKFEKEHLITPEDEWKWIDLANVEDLEINDSNTTSVAVKYGNDTQLAIFHVPKKGIYATQQMCPHKRAFVLDHGIVGDDKNGNLYVSCPLHKRNFKLDDGNCLNDNSLKILTFKARINENFIQIKLPPFEDLDEIIGSSKWMVKKATAEAFGRNSATSIEIVSPSGEINNNQDNTKSNGINNGNGEANCNSSGCGSHALEW; encoded by the exons ATGGCCGTTGGTCATGAACCTTCAAGTTCTGGGTCTGCGCACCGCATACAAGTGATGGTCGTAGGACTGGGGATGGTAGGAATAGCATTCATCGAGAAGATGCTTACGCTCGATACGGCTGGGAAGTATTTTATCAGAACATGTGGAGAAGAACCTGTTGTTGCTTACAATCGGGTAGGCTTAACTG aatattttcaacatcGAAATATCGAAGATCTCTATTTGAACGATGTATCTTGGTATGCGGAACAGAATCCCGAGCATTTCGCTTTCCATATTGGAGAACAAGTTTTAAAGATAGATACTAAGGAAAAGGTAGTACACACTTCAAGGGAAAACAATTATAA GTATGATATACTTGTTCTTGCGACTGGGTCCGTTGCTGGGCTACCTCCTTATATGACTGCCGAGCGAGCAAAGACCACCAAAGGTGTTTTTGTGTATCGAAGTATCGCAGATCTTGAAGCCATTATCAAATATGGTGAGCGACCGGAAGTTACTCAAGCCTCAGTTATAGGGGGAGGG CTACTTGGACTCGAAGCTGCAAAAGCGGTATACGATATGCAAATACCCAGCGTATCGATTATGATTAGACAAGATTATCCCCTCAATAGACAGCTTGATTCTTCAGCTGGTGAATTAgttttgaagaaaataggAAAAATGGGTGTAGAAGTCAAAACTCGTTGTGAACCATCCTCAATCATTACGCATTCGAACGAAGAAGGACAAGAGGTTTTTGAAGGTTTTGATataaaaggtgaaaaagtGAAATCTGATATGGTGATTTTCGCTATTGGTATTGCACCTCGAGATGATCTTGCTAGAACAAGTggaattgaagttgaaattaaaggtGGTATCAAAGTTGGAGATGATCTTCAAACTAGCGCTAAAGGTGTTTATGCGATTGGGGAATGTGCTAGTTGGAGAGGAAATTTTTACGGATTGATAGCTCCAGGTGTCGAGATGGCGGATATATTGGCTTTCAATCTT ACTCAGACAGAAGGTACAGCTGCACATGTACCTCGATCAATGAATCCACCAGATCTATCAACTAGATTAAAACTCATGGGAGTGGATGTAGCTTCTTTTGGCGATTATTTCGCCGATATTCGATCAACTCAACCCCAGAAACCAAAAGTGAATCCAGtcgaagaaggagaagtagCTATTTCACAAATCAAACCTTCAAAACAACGTGAATTATTTGCACATGGACCTATTCAATGTTTGACATATCATGATCCATTTTCAGCAACTTAtaaaaaatatatatttacAGAAGATGGTCAACATCTATTAGGAGGAATGATGATAGGAGATGTTGGTGATTTTACAAAATTAGTTGCAATAActaaaaaaaagaaaaatttaGATGTACCTCCTTCTGATTTCATTTTAGGTTCTAAAAAATCTGgacaagaagatgatggtaatgatttagatgatgatactgTAATTTGTTCTTGTCATAATGTAACTAAAGGTGCAATTGGTAATTGTAtcaaaaatgatataaCGGATTTAGCAATTATTAAATCTAAAACTAAAGCTGGATCAGGTTGTGGTGGATGTGTACCTTTGGTAACTAATGTTTTTAAAGctgaaatgaaaaaatcaGGTCATAAAATATCAGTAGC CCTTTGTCCACATTTCAAAATGTCCAGACAAGATTtatttcaaattatcaaaattaagAAATTAAGAGATTTTCATACTATAAATGAAACTGTTGGTACACCAGGAACAGTAGGTTGTGAAATATGTAAACCTGCAGTGGCATCTATTTTATCAAGTTTATATAATGAACATGTTATGAAAGTTgaacatcatcataatcaagATACGAATGATCGATTCTTGGCCAACGTTCAAAGAAATGGTACTTTTTCTGTAGTACCTAGAATACCAGGTGGTGAAATAAGTCCTGATAAATTAGTTGCTATTGGTAAGATTGCAAGTGAATATGGATTATATACCAAAATTACGGGAG GCCAAAGAATCGATTTATTCGGAGCTTCTAAACCTGATTTACCTGATATATGGGCAAAATTACATGCAGCAGGCCTTGAATCAGGTCATGCATATGGTAAATCATTAAGAACAGTGAAATCTTGTGTAGGAACTACATGGTGTAGATTTGGTGTAGGCGATTCAGTTGGATTAGCGATTGATTTAGAAAACCGTTATAGAGGTGTTAGAAGTCCACATAAATTCAAAGGTGGCGTTTCGGGATGTGTTAGAGAATGTGCGGAAGCACAAAGTAAAGATTTTGGTTTGATAGCGACCGACAAAGGTTGGAATA TCTTTGTCGGTGGAAACGGTGGGATGAAACCTAGACATGCGCAATTATTCGCTCAAGACGTGCCACCTTCAAAAGTCGTCCGAATCATTGACCGATAT TTGATGTACTACATCCGAACCGCTGATAGGCTGGTTCGTACTGCTCCATGGTTGGAATCACTAGAAGGTGGTATCGAG AAATTGCGAAAAGTaattttagaagatgaattaggtatATGTGCAGATTTAGATGCAGAGATGGATAGTCTAATAGGTAcatatgaagatgaatggaAAAAAGCTATAGAAGATCCAAATACTagaaaaaggtttagaCAATTTGTAAATACT GATGAAAGAAAACCTGcaattgatataattgaagaaagaggtcAAAAAAGAGCAGCAGATTGGCCAAAAGATTTTCCTTCTcaaaaatttgaaaaagaacaTCTTATTACtcctgaagatgaatggaaatggattGATTTAGCAaatgttgaagatttagaaattaaTGATTCTAATACTAC tTCTGTTGCTGTAAAATATGGTAATGATACACAATTAGCTATTTTTCATGTACctaaaaaaggaatttatGCAACTCAACAAATGTGTCCACATAAAAGAGCTTTTGTTTTAGATCATGGTATAGTAGgagatgataaaaatgGTAATTTATATGTATCTTGTCC gttacataaaagaaattttaaattagatgatggaaattgtttaaatgataattcattaaaaattttaacttttaaAGCTagaataaatgaaaattttattcaaattaaattaccaccttttgaagatttagatgaaattatagGTTCATCTAAAT GGATGGTTAAAAAAGCAACTGCAGAAGCATTTGGTAGAAATTCTGCAACTTCTATTGAGATTGTATCACCTTCAGgtgaaattaataataatcaagataatACTAAAAGTAATGGAATaaataatggaaatggtgAAGCAAATTGTAATTCTAGTGGATGTGGTAGTCATGCTTTGGAATGGTGA